A single region of the Populus nigra chromosome 2, ddPopNigr1.1, whole genome shotgun sequence genome encodes:
- the LOC133681519 gene encoding uncharacterized protein LOC133681519 isoform X4, producing the protein MRFGQQYWSMIIKQAMDADGKELDPSDQELEGSPIAGDISSVNHRSPCSSAPPTEGKVQLSDEQKKKKKIYDHRHREKKKRQEDDIMDQLESLEKTSGDLERENVKLKWERDHLEVKVEEENRRILNLLLDNNAGQNTEVQNLSQININGESSMRLNDQREMNEVPITSSTVSRGNPSMNPQTLPQSTKKKRKIIEASERIEILKKEIVKFDENNAVLRAEAHLLGKTLAMLRNITAQMTTRKSDMLETFIMDYMLQLPFEMTEFGTGETGQPVYHPLVYQSGTIMESGGPAIDESSGLPQSHLLQGRAHLQLPSGMTPDNTFSTGEAGLPVHHPLDYQYGTTMESGGPPMENPWGLHQSHVPQGRAHVNQGLVLDDVTSSLSDFSCFDNE; encoded by the exons ATGAGGTTCGGACAACAGTACTGGAGCATGATAATTAAG CAAGCTATGGACGCCGATGGGAAGGAGCTGGATCCATCTGACCAAGAGCTTGAAG GTAGTCCTATCGCAGGGGATATCTCATCCGTGAATCATCGATCACCCTGCTCATCAGCTCCACCTACAGAAGGAAAAGTTCAATTAAGCGatgaacagaagaaaaaaaagaaaatatatgatcACAGACACCGCGAGAAAAAGAAG CGACAGGAGGATGATATAATGGATCAGCTCGAAAGTCTGGAAAAAACATCTGGTGATTTGGAACGTGAAAATGTCAAGTTAAAATGGGAAAGAGACCACTTGGAGGTCAAAGTGGAGGAGGAAAATAGGAGAATTCTTAACCTGTTGCTCGACAATAATGCAGGACAAAATACTGAGGTGCAGAATCTCTCGCAG ATCAATATTAATGGAGAAAGCTCAATGCGTCTTAACGATCAACGAGAAATGAACGAGGTCCCGATCACGAGCA GTACTGTCTCTAGGGGGAACCCATCCATGAATCCTCAAACGCTCCCCCAATCAACTAAAAAGAAG CGTAAGATAATTGAGGCCTCGGAAAGGATTGaaatacttaaaaaagaaattgtaaaattcGATGAAAATAATGCCGTCTTACGAGCGGAAGCGCATCTGCTGGGAAAAACTCTCGCTATGCTTCGCAACATCACGGCGCAGATGACTACTAGGAAAAGTGATATGCTGGAGACGTTTATCATGGACTACATG TTGCAGCTCCCATTTGAAATGACTGAATTTGGCACTGGAGAGACAGGGCAACCTGTTTATCACCCACTAGTTTATCAGTCTGGAACAATAATGGAGTCAGGAGGCCCGGCCATTGACGAGTCATCGGGGCTGCCTCAATCACATCTCCTTCAAGGACGGGCACAT TTGCAACTCCCATCTGGAATGACTCCGGACAACACATTTAGCACTGGAGAGGCAGGCCTACCTGTTCATCACCCACTGGATTATCAGTATGGAACAACAATGGAGTCTGGAGGCCCGCCCATGGAAAATCCATGGGGGCTGCATCAATCACATGTCCCCCAAGGGCGGGCACAT GTGAACCAGGGCCTGGTGCTTGATGATGTAACCTCTAGTCTTAGTGACTTTTCGTGTTTTGACAACGAATAA
- the LOC133682232 gene encoding uncharacterized protein LOC133682232 gives MELEAVLAVYGDDCAILDSFPPHLHLHSKPRTVDISSQQYPSEPLHIDLIESKGLDGERQKQFITSGQHKACELSSCLMLVALCEEVLEKLSVMNHRDGDCPLCLYPLVPDDEQHEALAFMKLMS, from the exons ATGGAATTAGAAGCGGTGCTGGCCGTGTACGGCGACGATTGTGCAATTCTCGATTCTTTCCCTCCTCATCTTCACCTCCACAGCAAACCCAGAACCGTTGATATCTCCTCTCAACAG TATCCAAGCGAACCTCTGCATATTGATCTCATAGAATCCAAGGGTCTTGATGGAGAAAGGCAAAAGCAATTTATAACTAGTGGACAACACAAAGCATGTGAACTTTCCTCTTGTTTGATGCTTGTAGCACTTTGCGAG GAAGTGTTGGAGAAGCTCTCTGTTATGAATCACCGAGATGGTGATTGTCCTCTGTGTTTGTACCCTTTAGTCCCAGATGATGAACAACATGAAGCCTTGGCATTTATGAAGTTGATGTCTTGA
- the LOC133681519 gene encoding uncharacterized protein LOC133681519 isoform X5, which produces MDADGKELDPSDQELEGSPIAGDISSVNHRSPCSSAPPTEGKVQLSDEQKKKKKIYDHRHREKKKRQEDDIMDQLESLEKTSGDLERENVKLKWERDHLEVKVEEENRRILNLLLDNNAGQNTEININGESSMRLNDQREMNEVPITSSTVSRGNPSMNPQTLPQSTKKKRKIIEASERIEILKKEIVKFDENNAVLRAEAHLLGKTLAMLRNITAQMTTRKSDMLETFIMDYMLQTSGQRNTPFSTQLQLPFEMTEFGTGETGQPVYHPLVYQSGTIMESGGPAIDESSGLPQSHLLQGRAHLQLPSGMTPDNTFSTGEAGLPVHHPLDYQYGTTMESGGPPMENPWGLHQSHVPQGRAHVNQGLVLDDVTSSLSDFSCFDNE; this is translated from the exons ATGGACGCCGATGGGAAGGAGCTGGATCCATCTGACCAAGAGCTTGAAG GTAGTCCTATCGCAGGGGATATCTCATCCGTGAATCATCGATCACCCTGCTCATCAGCTCCACCTACAGAAGGAAAAGTTCAATTAAGCGatgaacagaagaaaaaaaagaaaatatatgatcACAGACACCGCGAGAAAAAGAAG CGACAGGAGGATGATATAATGGATCAGCTCGAAAGTCTGGAAAAAACATCTGGTGATTTGGAACGTGAAAATGTCAAGTTAAAATGGGAAAGAGACCACTTGGAGGTCAAAGTGGAGGAGGAAAATAGGAGAATTCTTAACCTGTTGCTCGACAATAATGCAGGACAAAATACTGAG ATCAATATTAATGGAGAAAGCTCAATGCGTCTTAACGATCAACGAGAAATGAACGAGGTCCCGATCACGAGCA GTACTGTCTCTAGGGGGAACCCATCCATGAATCCTCAAACGCTCCCCCAATCAACTAAAAAGAAG CGTAAGATAATTGAGGCCTCGGAAAGGATTGaaatacttaaaaaagaaattgtaaaattcGATGAAAATAATGCCGTCTTACGAGCGGAAGCGCATCTGCTGGGAAAAACTCTCGCTATGCTTCGCAACATCACGGCGCAGATGACTACTAGGAAAAGTGATATGCTGGAGACGTTTATCATGGACTACATG cTGCAAACCTCTGGTCAGAGAAACACACCTTTCAGCACACAG TTGCAGCTCCCATTTGAAATGACTGAATTTGGCACTGGAGAGACAGGGCAACCTGTTTATCACCCACTAGTTTATCAGTCTGGAACAATAATGGAGTCAGGAGGCCCGGCCATTGACGAGTCATCGGGGCTGCCTCAATCACATCTCCTTCAAGGACGGGCACAT TTGCAACTCCCATCTGGAATGACTCCGGACAACACATTTAGCACTGGAGAGGCAGGCCTACCTGTTCATCACCCACTGGATTATCAGTATGGAACAACAATGGAGTCTGGAGGCCCGCCCATGGAAAATCCATGGGGGCTGCATCAATCACATGTCCCCCAAGGGCGGGCACAT GTGAACCAGGGCCTGGTGCTTGATGATGTAACCTCTAGTCTTAGTGACTTTTCGTGTTTTGACAACGAATAA
- the LOC133681519 gene encoding uncharacterized protein LOC133681519 isoform X2, with protein MRFGQQYWSMIIKQAMDADGKELDPSDQELEGSPIAGDISSVNHRSPCSSAPPTEGKVQLSDEQKKKKKIYDHRHREKKKRQEDDIMDQLESLEKTSGDLERENVKLKWERDHLEVKVEEENRRILNLLLDNNAGQNTEVQNLSQININGESSMRLNDQREMNEVPITSSTVSRGNPSMNPQTLPQSTKKKRKIIEASERIEILKKEIVKFDENNAVLRAEAHLLGKTLAMLRNITAQMTTRKSDMLETFIMDYMLQTSGQRNTPFSTQLPFEMTEFGTGETGQPVYHPLVYQSGTIMESGGPAIDESSGLPQSHLLQGRAHLQLPSGMTPDNTFSTGEAGLPVHHPLDYQYGTTMESGGPPMENPWGLHQSHVPQGRAHVNQGLVLDDVTSSLSDFSCFDNE; from the exons ATGAGGTTCGGACAACAGTACTGGAGCATGATAATTAAG CAAGCTATGGACGCCGATGGGAAGGAGCTGGATCCATCTGACCAAGAGCTTGAAG GTAGTCCTATCGCAGGGGATATCTCATCCGTGAATCATCGATCACCCTGCTCATCAGCTCCACCTACAGAAGGAAAAGTTCAATTAAGCGatgaacagaagaaaaaaaagaaaatatatgatcACAGACACCGCGAGAAAAAGAAG CGACAGGAGGATGATATAATGGATCAGCTCGAAAGTCTGGAAAAAACATCTGGTGATTTGGAACGTGAAAATGTCAAGTTAAAATGGGAAAGAGACCACTTGGAGGTCAAAGTGGAGGAGGAAAATAGGAGAATTCTTAACCTGTTGCTCGACAATAATGCAGGACAAAATACTGAGGTGCAGAATCTCTCGCAG ATCAATATTAATGGAGAAAGCTCAATGCGTCTTAACGATCAACGAGAAATGAACGAGGTCCCGATCACGAGCA GTACTGTCTCTAGGGGGAACCCATCCATGAATCCTCAAACGCTCCCCCAATCAACTAAAAAGAAG CGTAAGATAATTGAGGCCTCGGAAAGGATTGaaatacttaaaaaagaaattgtaaaattcGATGAAAATAATGCCGTCTTACGAGCGGAAGCGCATCTGCTGGGAAAAACTCTCGCTATGCTTCGCAACATCACGGCGCAGATGACTACTAGGAAAAGTGATATGCTGGAGACGTTTATCATGGACTACATG cTGCAAACCTCTGGTCAGAGAAACACACCTTTCAGCACACAG CTCCCATTTGAAATGACTGAATTTGGCACTGGAGAGACAGGGCAACCTGTTTATCACCCACTAGTTTATCAGTCTGGAACAATAATGGAGTCAGGAGGCCCGGCCATTGACGAGTCATCGGGGCTGCCTCAATCACATCTCCTTCAAGGACGGGCACAT TTGCAACTCCCATCTGGAATGACTCCGGACAACACATTTAGCACTGGAGAGGCAGGCCTACCTGTTCATCACCCACTGGATTATCAGTATGGAACAACAATGGAGTCTGGAGGCCCGCCCATGGAAAATCCATGGGGGCTGCATCAATCACATGTCCCCCAAGGGCGGGCACAT GTGAACCAGGGCCTGGTGCTTGATGATGTAACCTCTAGTCTTAGTGACTTTTCGTGTTTTGACAACGAATAA
- the LOC133681519 gene encoding uncharacterized protein LOC133681519 isoform X1 — translation MRFGQQYWSMIIKQAMDADGKELDPSDQELEGSPIAGDISSVNHRSPCSSAPPTEGKVQLSDEQKKKKKIYDHRHREKKKRQEDDIMDQLESLEKTSGDLERENVKLKWERDHLEVKVEEENRRILNLLLDNNAGQNTEVQNLSQININGESSMRLNDQREMNEVPITSSTVSRGNPSMNPQTLPQSTKKKRKIIEASERIEILKKEIVKFDENNAVLRAEAHLLGKTLAMLRNITAQMTTRKSDMLETFIMDYMLQTSGQRNTPFSTQLQLPFEMTEFGTGETGQPVYHPLVYQSGTIMESGGPAIDESSGLPQSHLLQGRAHLQLPSGMTPDNTFSTGEAGLPVHHPLDYQYGTTMESGGPPMENPWGLHQSHVPQGRAHVNQGLVLDDVTSSLSDFSCFDNE, via the exons ATGAGGTTCGGACAACAGTACTGGAGCATGATAATTAAG CAAGCTATGGACGCCGATGGGAAGGAGCTGGATCCATCTGACCAAGAGCTTGAAG GTAGTCCTATCGCAGGGGATATCTCATCCGTGAATCATCGATCACCCTGCTCATCAGCTCCACCTACAGAAGGAAAAGTTCAATTAAGCGatgaacagaagaaaaaaaagaaaatatatgatcACAGACACCGCGAGAAAAAGAAG CGACAGGAGGATGATATAATGGATCAGCTCGAAAGTCTGGAAAAAACATCTGGTGATTTGGAACGTGAAAATGTCAAGTTAAAATGGGAAAGAGACCACTTGGAGGTCAAAGTGGAGGAGGAAAATAGGAGAATTCTTAACCTGTTGCTCGACAATAATGCAGGACAAAATACTGAGGTGCAGAATCTCTCGCAG ATCAATATTAATGGAGAAAGCTCAATGCGTCTTAACGATCAACGAGAAATGAACGAGGTCCCGATCACGAGCA GTACTGTCTCTAGGGGGAACCCATCCATGAATCCTCAAACGCTCCCCCAATCAACTAAAAAGAAG CGTAAGATAATTGAGGCCTCGGAAAGGATTGaaatacttaaaaaagaaattgtaaaattcGATGAAAATAATGCCGTCTTACGAGCGGAAGCGCATCTGCTGGGAAAAACTCTCGCTATGCTTCGCAACATCACGGCGCAGATGACTACTAGGAAAAGTGATATGCTGGAGACGTTTATCATGGACTACATG cTGCAAACCTCTGGTCAGAGAAACACACCTTTCAGCACACAG TTGCAGCTCCCATTTGAAATGACTGAATTTGGCACTGGAGAGACAGGGCAACCTGTTTATCACCCACTAGTTTATCAGTCTGGAACAATAATGGAGTCAGGAGGCCCGGCCATTGACGAGTCATCGGGGCTGCCTCAATCACATCTCCTTCAAGGACGGGCACAT TTGCAACTCCCATCTGGAATGACTCCGGACAACACATTTAGCACTGGAGAGGCAGGCCTACCTGTTCATCACCCACTGGATTATCAGTATGGAACAACAATGGAGTCTGGAGGCCCGCCCATGGAAAATCCATGGGGGCTGCATCAATCACATGTCCCCCAAGGGCGGGCACAT GTGAACCAGGGCCTGGTGCTTGATGATGTAACCTCTAGTCTTAGTGACTTTTCGTGTTTTGACAACGAATAA
- the LOC133681519 gene encoding uncharacterized protein LOC133681519 isoform X3, translated as MRFGQQYWSMIIKQAMDADGKELDPSDQELEGSPIAGDISSVNHRSPCSSAPPTEGKVQLSDEQKKKKKIYDHRHREKKKRQEDDIMDQLESLEKTSGDLERENVKLKWERDHLEVKVEEENRRILNLLLDNNAGQNTEININGESSMRLNDQREMNEVPITSSTVSRGNPSMNPQTLPQSTKKKRKIIEASERIEILKKEIVKFDENNAVLRAEAHLLGKTLAMLRNITAQMTTRKSDMLETFIMDYMLQTSGQRNTPFSTQLQLPFEMTEFGTGETGQPVYHPLVYQSGTIMESGGPAIDESSGLPQSHLLQGRAHLQLPSGMTPDNTFSTGEAGLPVHHPLDYQYGTTMESGGPPMENPWGLHQSHVPQGRAHVNQGLVLDDVTSSLSDFSCFDNE; from the exons ATGAGGTTCGGACAACAGTACTGGAGCATGATAATTAAG CAAGCTATGGACGCCGATGGGAAGGAGCTGGATCCATCTGACCAAGAGCTTGAAG GTAGTCCTATCGCAGGGGATATCTCATCCGTGAATCATCGATCACCCTGCTCATCAGCTCCACCTACAGAAGGAAAAGTTCAATTAAGCGatgaacagaagaaaaaaaagaaaatatatgatcACAGACACCGCGAGAAAAAGAAG CGACAGGAGGATGATATAATGGATCAGCTCGAAAGTCTGGAAAAAACATCTGGTGATTTGGAACGTGAAAATGTCAAGTTAAAATGGGAAAGAGACCACTTGGAGGTCAAAGTGGAGGAGGAAAATAGGAGAATTCTTAACCTGTTGCTCGACAATAATGCAGGACAAAATACTGAG ATCAATATTAATGGAGAAAGCTCAATGCGTCTTAACGATCAACGAGAAATGAACGAGGTCCCGATCACGAGCA GTACTGTCTCTAGGGGGAACCCATCCATGAATCCTCAAACGCTCCCCCAATCAACTAAAAAGAAG CGTAAGATAATTGAGGCCTCGGAAAGGATTGaaatacttaaaaaagaaattgtaaaattcGATGAAAATAATGCCGTCTTACGAGCGGAAGCGCATCTGCTGGGAAAAACTCTCGCTATGCTTCGCAACATCACGGCGCAGATGACTACTAGGAAAAGTGATATGCTGGAGACGTTTATCATGGACTACATG cTGCAAACCTCTGGTCAGAGAAACACACCTTTCAGCACACAG TTGCAGCTCCCATTTGAAATGACTGAATTTGGCACTGGAGAGACAGGGCAACCTGTTTATCACCCACTAGTTTATCAGTCTGGAACAATAATGGAGTCAGGAGGCCCGGCCATTGACGAGTCATCGGGGCTGCCTCAATCACATCTCCTTCAAGGACGGGCACAT TTGCAACTCCCATCTGGAATGACTCCGGACAACACATTTAGCACTGGAGAGGCAGGCCTACCTGTTCATCACCCACTGGATTATCAGTATGGAACAACAATGGAGTCTGGAGGCCCGCCCATGGAAAATCCATGGGGGCTGCATCAATCACATGTCCCCCAAGGGCGGGCACAT GTGAACCAGGGCCTGGTGCTTGATGATGTAACCTCTAGTCTTAGTGACTTTTCGTGTTTTGACAACGAATAA